One window of the Sylvia atricapilla isolate bSylAtr1 unplaced genomic scaffold, bSylAtr1.pri scaffold_125_arrow_ctg1, whole genome shotgun sequence genome contains the following:
- the PSMD8 gene encoding 26S proteasome non-ATPase regulatory subunit 8 isoform X2 yields the protein MAVPNGAGAAAGTGPGGTGLGLGGPAGPGGGLRAAAGLYEQLKGEWGRKSPNLAKCGEALGRLKVALLDLNFLPTSGSSMTKQQLILARDILEIGAQWSILRKDIPSFERYMAQLKCYYFDYKEELPESASRHQLLGLNLLFLLSQNRVAEFHTELERLPAPDIQGNLFIRHPVSLEQYLMEGSYNKVFLAKGNIPAESYTFFIDILLDTISGAGCWALPTITALGGGSRRPRTPRSPRRNWPRR from the exons ATGGCGGTGCCGaacggggccggggccgcggccgggaCGGGCCCGGGGGGAACCGGGCTGGGCCTGgggggcccggcggggcccggcgggggtCTGAGAGCCGCGGCCGGCCTCTACGAGCAGCTCAAGGGAGAGTGGGGCCGCAAGAGCCCCAACCTGGCCAAGTGCGGAGAGGCCCTGGGCAGGCTGAAG GTCGCTCTCCTGGACCTGAATTTCCTCCCCACCTCGGGCTCCTCCATGACCAAGCAGCAGCTGATCCTGGCCC gGGATATCCTGGAGATTGGGGCCCAGTGGAGCATCCTGAGGAAGGACATCCCGTCCTTTGAGCGTTACATGGCCCAGCTCAAGTGCTACTACTTTGACTATAA ggaggagctgcccGAGTCGGCGTCACggcaccagctgctggggctgaacctgctgttcctgctgtccCAGAACCGTGTGGCCGAGTTCCACACCGAGCTGGAGAGGCTGCCTGCCCCTGACATCCAGGGGAACCTCTTCATCAGGCACCCCGTGTCCTTGGAGCAG TACCTGATGGAGGGCAGCTACAACAAAGTGTTCCTGGCCAAGGGCAACATCCCAGCAGAGAGTTACACCTTCTTCATCGACATCCTGCTGGACACCATCAG CGGGGCTGGGTGCTGGGCCCTTCCAACTATTACAGCTTTGGGGGGCGGCAGCAGAAGGCCGAGGACCCCCCGATCCCCTCGACGGAATTGGCCACGCAGGTGA
- the ECH1 gene encoding delta(3,5)-Delta(2,4)-dienoyl-CoA isomerase, mitochondrial, with protein sequence MAAGLARLRRALHPRLVPVLLRAQPMASEAVKAPETPQDSGTPREFGTLRLQRERGHVLHLELNRPQKRNAMNLQCWRELRECFQELSQDPSCRVIVVSGAGSAFTAGIDLSDLASLVADLPEDVARRAWGLRQRVLELQESFSAMERCPKPVIAAVHGPCIGAGVDLISACDIRFCSQEAAFQVKEVDMGLAADVGTLQRLPKIVGSQSLVNELAFTARIMRAPEALSCGLVSRVLPDKETLLEVALEVASAIAARSPVAVQGTKVNLLYSRDRPVTEGLQHMATWNMAMLQTEDIPKSVQAALDKKGPEDIPFAKL encoded by the exons ATGGCGGCGGGGCTGGCGCGGCTGCGGAGGGCAC TCCATCCCAGGCTGGTCCCAGTGCTGCTGCGGGCCCAGCCAATGGCGTCAGAGGCTGTGAAGGCTCCGGAGACCCCCCAGGATTCGGGGACCCCTCGGGAGTTTGGGACCCTGCGGCTGCAGCGGGAGCGGGGCCACGTCCTGCACCTGGAGCTGAACCGGCCCCAGAAACGGAACGCCATGaacctgcagtgctggag GGAGCTCCGGGAGTGTTTCCAGGAGCTCTCCCAGGACCCCTCGTGCCGTGTCATCGTCGTGTCCGGGGCCGGCAGCGCCTTCACTGCTG GGATTGACCTCTCTGACCTGGCCTCGCTGGTGGCTGACCTCCCCGAGGACGTGGCCCGACGGGCCTGGGGCTTGAGGCAGcgtgtgctggagctgcaggagagcttcAGTGCCATGGAGAGG TGCCCCAAGCCTGTGATTGCTGCTGTGCACGGACCCTGCATTGGAGCTG GTGTGGATCTGATCTCAGCCTGTGACATTCGCTTCTGCTCCCAGGAAGCCGCGTTCCAGGTCAAG GAGGTGGACATGGGGCTGGCAGCTGACGTGGGGACCCTGCAGCGCCTCCCCAAAATCGTGGGGAGCCAGAG CCTGGTGAATGAACTCGCCTTCACTGCCCGCATCATGAGAGCCCCCGAGGCGCTGAGCTGCGGCCTGGTCAG CCGGGTGCTCCCCGACAAGGAGACgctgctggaggtggccctGGAGGTGGCCTCGGCCATCGCCGCCCGCAGCCCCGTGGCCGTGCAGGGCACCAAGGTCAACCTGCTCTACTCCAGGGACAGGCCTGTCAccgaggggctgcagcacatg gccaccTGGAACATGGCCATGCTGCAGACCGAGGACATCCCCAAGTCGGTGCAGGCGGCGCTGGACAAGAAGGGACCTGAGGACATCCCCTTTGCCAAGCTCTga
- the NOP53 gene encoding ribosome biogenesis protein NOP53 — MAAAESFLAFNPATRPGPSAASRRRSRGPRNRKKGWKRWSGPEAQLGREIGDFLEDVGLQERAAGGLISEQPNEGLFFLDTGSAPKGRRQKKPAQKPLHVDLVLQPLSKVPPPKDISAHQTPNGRKEKRRREFWAKKAQKGIFPREERRLRARLSLRGDPKNPPKTPKPPELGRSDPQRSFYDIWGENNPLDAPLAGQDPWYLQQTKKQPVQRPPRLQAKPSPLPPVEVIGQGGSYNPPFEEHQALLRRALELELRRTREEQKVERRLKVTEEPPSEEAVLQEQLQGLLEEEEEEDEDEEGQEQPQEPPRNREQPGRKTERQRRREREQRDKAAARARARLAAQRRQGLFQLHSLRRALRLRELQLLQRRRERQRERERREREPRRLGRVRYEDLGPEVQLSEELPESLRRLRPEGSVLRDRFKSLQRRNLIEPRERAKFRRRYRLKFVEKRSFRSITL; from the exons ATGGCGGCGGCCGAATCGTTCCTCGCCTTTAACCCCGCGACCCGGCCCGGGCCCTCCGCCGCTTCCCGGCGCCGCTCCCGCGGCCCCCGCAACCGCAAAAAGGGCTGGAAGCGCTGGAGCGGCCCCGAAGCGCAGCTGGGCCGCGAAATCGGCGATTTCCTGGAGgatgtggggctgcaggagcgAGCGGCGGG GGGTCTGATCTCAGAGCAGCCGAACGAAGGCCTTTTCTTCCTGGACACTGGAAGCGCTCCTaaag GTCGGCGGCAGAAGAAACCCGCTCAGAAACCCCTTCACGTGGACCTGGTTCTGCAGCCCCTGTCCAAGGTGCCGCCGCCCAAGGA CATCAGCGCCCACCAAACCCCCAACGGGAGGAAAGAAAAACGACGTCGGGAATTTTGGGctaaaaaagcccaaaaaggGATTTTCCCTCGGGAGGAGAGACGCCTCAGGGCTCGCCTCAGCCTCAGGGGggaccccaaaaaccccccaaaaaccccaaaacctccagAGTTGGGACGCTCTGACCCCCAGAGGAGCTTCTACGACATCTGGGGGGAGAACA ACCCCCTGGATGCCCCCCTGGCTGGGCAGGACCCCTGGTACCTTCAGCAGACCAAGAAACAGCCAGTGCAG CGCCCCCCCCGGCTCCAGGCCAAGCCCTCGCCCCTCCCCCCCGTGGAGGTGATCGGCCAGGGGGGCTCCTACAACCCCCCCTTCGAGGAGCACCAG gcccTGCTGCGCCGGGcgctggagctggagctgaggaggACGAGGGAGGAGCAGAAGGTGGAGCGGAGGCTGAAGGTCACCGAGGAGCCGCCCTCGGAG GAGGccgtgctgcaggagcagctgcaggggctgctggaggaggaggaggaggaagatgaggatgaggaggggcaggagcagccccaggagcccccCAGGAACCGGGAACAGCCCGGGAGGAAAACGGAGAGACAGCGCCggagggagagggagcagagggacaag GCTGCAGCCCGTGCCCGGGCCCGGCTGGCCGCCCAGAGGCGCCAGGGGCTGTTCCAGCTGCATTCCCTGCGCCGGGCGCTGCGGCTgcgggagctgcagctgctgcaacGGCGACGGGAGCGGCAACGGGAGCGGGAACGGCGGGAACGGGAACCGCGGCGGCTGGGGAGGGTCAG GTACGAGGACCTGGGGCCCGAGGTGCAGCTGAGTGAGGAACTCCCTGAGTCCCTGCGGAGGCTCCGG CCCGAGGGGAGCGTGCTCAGGGATCGCTTCAAGAGCCTCCAGAGGAGGAACCTCATCGAGCCCCGGGAAAGGGCCAA GTTCCGGCGCCGGTACCGGCTGAAGTTTGTGGAGAAGAGAAGTTTCCGCTCCATCAC GCTCTGA
- the HNRNPL gene encoding heterogeneous nuclear ribonucleoprotein L, whose amino-acid sequence MSRRRWRGPQGAEGGGRGADMGKMAAGGGGGGSGRYYGGGGGSEGGRAPKRLKTESAEAPPHGPGGPGGGGGGAGAGGSENYEDPHKTPASPVVHIRGLIDGIVEADLVEALQEFGPISYVVVMPKKRQALVEFEDILGACNAVNYAADNQIYFAGHPAFVNYSTSQKISRPGDSDDARGVNNVLLFTILNPIYSITTDVLYTICNPCGPVQRIVIFRKNGVQAMVEFDSVQSAQRAKASLNGADIYSGCCTLKIEYAKPSRLNVFKNDQDTWDYTNPNLSGTGDPGGNPNKRQRQPPLLGDHPAEYGGPHAGYHHGHYHDEGYGPPPPPHYEGRRMGPPPVGGGHRRGPGGRYGGHPQYGHPPPPPPPPPDYGPHADSPVLMVYGLDQAKMNCDRVFNVFCLYGNVEKVKFMKSKPGAAMVEMADGYAVDRAITHLNNNFMFGQKLNVCVSKQHAIMPGQSYGLEDGSCSYKDFSGSRNNRFSTPEQAAKNRIQHPSNVLHFFNAPLDVTEDNFYEICDELGVKRPSSVKVFSGKSERSSSGLLEWDSKSDALETLGFLNHFQMKNPNGPYPYTLKLCFSTAQHAS is encoded by the exons ATGTCGCGGCGGCGGTGGCGCGGCCCTCAGGGCGCCgagggcggcgggcgcggagccgACATGGGGAAGatggcggcgggcggcggcggcggcggttCGGGCCGATATTACGGAGGCGGTGGCGGCAGCGAAGGCGGGAGGGCTCCTAAACGCCTGAAAACTGAGAGCGCAGAGGCGCCGCCTCACGGGCCCGGTGGACCGGGGGGCGGCGGTGGCGGGGCCGGAGCTGGAGGATCG GAGAATTATGAAGATCCCCACAAGACGCCAGCGTCGCCCGTGGTTCACATCCGCGGCCTCATCGATGGCATTGTGGAGGCTGACCTGGTGGAGGCGCTGCAGGAGTTCGGGCCCATCAG CTACGTGGTGGTGATGCCCAAGAAGCGCCAGGCCCTGGTGGAGTTTGAGGACATCCTGGGCGCCTGCAATGCCGTCAACTACGCCGCTGACAACCAGATCTACTTCGCCGGGCACCCAGCCTTCGTCAACTACTCCACCAGCCAGAAGATCTCCCGGCCTGGGGACAGTGACGACGCACGCGGCGTCAACAACGTGCTGCTCTTTACCATTCTCAACCCCATCTACTCTATCACCACG GATGTTCTCTACACCATCTGCAACCCCTGTGGGCCCGTGCAGAGAATTGTCATCTTCCGCAAGAACGGTGTGCAGGCCATGGTGGA GTTTGACTCGGTGCAGAGCGCCCAGCGCGCCAAGGCCTCGCTCAACGGCGCTGACATCTACTCGGGCTGCTGCACCCTCAAGATAGAGTACGCCAAG CCCAGCCGCCTGAACGTGTTCAAGAATGACCAGGACACCTGGGACTACACCAACCCCAACCTGAGCGGGACAG GTGACCCCGGCGGGAACCCGAACAAACGGCAGCGGCAGCCGCCCCTCCTGGGGGACCACCCGGCCGAGTACG GCGGCCCCCACGCCGGGTACCACCACGGCCACTACCACGACGAAGGCTACgggcctcctcctcctcctcactaCGAGGGGCGGCGCATGGGACCCCCCCCCGTGGGCGGGGGGCACCGCCGGGGGCCCGGGGGGCGCTATGGGGGGCACCCCCAGTACGGGcacccccccccgcccccaccCCCGCCCCCCGACTACGGCCCCCACGCCGACTCCCCTGTGCTGATGGTCTACGGGCTGGACCAGGCCAAGATGAACTGTGACAGGGTCTTCAACGTCTTCTGCCTCTATGGGAACGTGGAGAAG GTGAAGTTCATGAAGAGCAAGCCGGGCGCAGCCATGGTGGAGATGGCCGATGGTTACGCCGTGGACAGAGCCATCACCCACCTCAACAACAACTTCATGTTCGGCCAGAAACTCAACGTCTG CGTGTCCAAGCAGCACGCCATCATGCCGGGGCAGTCGTACGGCCTCGAGGACGGCTCCTGCAGTTACAAGGATTTCAGTGGCTCCCGCAACAACCGTTTCTCCACCCCTGAGCAGGCAGCCAAGAACCGCATCCAGCACCCCAGCAATGTCCTGCACTTCTTCAACGCGCCCCTGGACGTCACCGAGGACAACTTCTATGAG ATCTGTGACGAGCTCGGTGTCAAGCGCCCCTCCTCGGTCAAGGTGTTCTCAGGGAAGA GTGAGcgcagctcctcagggctccTCGAGTGGGACTCCAAGAGTGACGCCCTGGAGACTCTTGGCTTCCTCAACCACTTCCAGATGAAAAACCCCA ACGGGCCCTACCCCTACACGCTCAAGCTCTGCTTCTCCACGGCGCAGCACGCGTCCTAA
- the LOC136374775 gene encoding sodium/calcium exchanger 2-like has protein sequence MFEADSEDHPKGKLVAPLVATVTILDDDHAGIFGFRERSVRVSECQGHVEVTVVRSSGARGTVMVPFRTVEGTARGGGVDYEDASGELEFRNDETAKTLQVKIVDDEEYEKKENFFIELGTPRWLKRGISALLLAQGDSERQLSAEEEEARRIADMGKPVLGDNRRLEVVIEESYDFKNTVDKLMKKTNLATVIGTHSWREQFLEAITVSAGDEDEDDEGREERLPSCFDYVMHFLTVFWKVLFACVPPTALLGGWAAFGVSILLLALLTALIGDLAAHFGCTLGLKDSVNAVVFVALGTSIPDTFASRVAALQDPCADASIGNVTGSNAVNVFLGLGLAWSVAAVYWAAQGRPFLVPPGTLAFPVTLFTIFAFLAIAVLLWRRRAPIGGELGGPRAPKVLTAGLFLLLWLLYVLFASLEAYCHIQGF, from the exons ATGTTCGAGGCCGACTCCGAGGACCACCCCAAGGGCAAGCTGGTGGCGCCGCTGGTGGCCACGGTGACCATCCTGGACGACGACCACGCTGGTATCTTCGGGTTCCGGGAGCGGTCGGTGCGGGTCAGCGAGTGCCAGGGCCACGTGGAGGTGACGGTGGTGAGAAGCTCGGGGGCGCGGGGCACCGTCATGGTGCCCTTCCGCACCGTGGAGGGCACGGcccgaggaggaggagtggACTACGAGGACGCCAGCGGGGAGCTGGAGTTCCGCAACGACGAGACGGC GAAGACGCTGCAGGTGAAGATCGTTGACGATGAGGAGTACGAGAAGAAGGAGAATTTCTTCATCGAGCTGGGGACACCGCGCTGGCTCAAGCGTGGCATCTCGG CTCTTCTGCTCGCCCAAG GGGACAGCGAGCGGCAGCTCTcggctgaggaggaggaggcgcgGCGAATCGCCGACATGGGAAAACCCGTGCTGGGTGACAACCGGCGCCTCGAGGTGGTCATCGAGGAGTCCTATGACTTCAAG aACACGGTGGACAAGCTGATGAAGAAAACCAACCTGGCCACCGTCATCGGCACCCATTCGTGGCGAGAGCAGTTCCTGGAAGCCATCACCGTCAGCGCAG gTGACGAGGATGAGGACGACGAAGGCCGCGAGGAGCGGCTGCCGTCGTGCTTCGATTACGTCATGCACTTCCTGACGGTGTTCTGGAAGGTTCTGTTCGCCTGTGTCCCCCCCACGGCGCTGCTGGGGGGCTGGGCGGCCTTCGGCgtctccatcctcctcctcgcGCTGCTGACGGCGCTCATCGGGGACCTGGCCGCCCACTTTGGCTGCACCCTGGGCCTCAAGGACTCGGTCAACGCCGTGGTCTTCGTGGCCCTGGGCACCTCCATCCCCG ACACCTTTGCCAGCCGCGTGGCCGCCCTGCAGGACCCGTGCGCCGACGCCTCCATCGGCAACGTCACCGGCTCCAACGCCGTCAACGTCTTCCTGGGCCTGGGGCTGGCCTGGTCGGTGGCCGCCGTCTACTGGGCGGCTCAGGGACGTCCCTTCCTGGTGCCCCCCGGCACTTTGGCCTTCCCCGTCACCCTCTTCACCATCTTCGCCTTCCTGGCCATCGCCGTGCTGCTGTGGCGGCGCCGGGCGCCCATCGGGGGCGAGCTGGGGGGGCCCCGAGCCCCCAAAGTGCTGACGGCCGggctcttcctgctgctctggctgctctaCGTGCTCTTCGCCAGCCTGGAGGCGTATTGTCACATCCAGGGCTTCTGA
- the PSMD8 gene encoding 26S proteasome non-ATPase regulatory subunit 8 isoform X1, protein MAVPNGAGAAAGTGPGGTGLGLGGPAGPGGGLRAAAGLYEQLKGEWGRKSPNLAKCGEALGRLKVALLDLNFLPTSGSSMTKQQLILARDILEIGAQWSILRKDIPSFERYMAQLKCYYFDYKEELPESASRHQLLGLNLLFLLSQNRVAEFHTELERLPAPDIQGNLFIRHPVSLEQYLMEGSYNKVFLAKGNIPAESYTFFIDILLDTIRDEIAGCIEAAYERILFPEAARILFFSSPRKMTDYAKKRGWVLGPSNYYSFGGRQQKAEDPPIPSTELATQVIEYARQLEMIV, encoded by the exons ATGGCGGTGCCGaacggggccggggccgcggccgggaCGGGCCCGGGGGGAACCGGGCTGGGCCTGgggggcccggcggggcccggcgggggtCTGAGAGCCGCGGCCGGCCTCTACGAGCAGCTCAAGGGAGAGTGGGGCCGCAAGAGCCCCAACCTGGCCAAGTGCGGAGAGGCCCTGGGCAGGCTGAAG GTCGCTCTCCTGGACCTGAATTTCCTCCCCACCTCGGGCTCCTCCATGACCAAGCAGCAGCTGATCCTGGCCC gGGATATCCTGGAGATTGGGGCCCAGTGGAGCATCCTGAGGAAGGACATCCCGTCCTTTGAGCGTTACATGGCCCAGCTCAAGTGCTACTACTTTGACTATAA ggaggagctgcccGAGTCGGCGTCACggcaccagctgctggggctgaacctgctgttcctgctgtccCAGAACCGTGTGGCCGAGTTCCACACCGAGCTGGAGAGGCTGCCTGCCCCTGACATCCAGGGGAACCTCTTCATCAGGCACCCCGTGTCCTTGGAGCAG TACCTGATGGAGGGCAGCTACAACAAAGTGTTCCTGGCCAAGGGCAACATCCCAGCAGAGAGTTACACCTTCTTCATCGACATCCTGCTGGACACCATCAG GGATGAGATTGCTGGGTGCATCGAGGCCGCCTACGAGCGGATCCTGTTCCCCGAGGCTGCGCGGATCCTCTTCTTCAGCTCGCCCCGGAAAATGACCGACTACGCCAAGAAG CGGGGCTGGGTGCTGGGCCCTTCCAACTATTACAGCTTTGGGGGGCGGCAGCAGAAGGCCGAGGACCCCCCGATCCCCTCGACGGAATTGGCCACGCAGGTGATCGAGTACGCCCGGCAGCTGGAGATGATCGTCTGA